Proteins encoded within one genomic window of Setaria italica strain Yugu1 chromosome IV, Setaria_italica_v2.0, whole genome shotgun sequence:
- the LOC101768928 gene encoding tRNA threonylcarbamoyladenosine dehydratase isoform X2, which produces MGERAKEWLLAAGAGAAVGALSAAAVMNLLSRSKRREGYVRQLLESNGVTAGNARSSRHLGATGSSDLLSDEVVSEQLTRNTQFFGMDSQKKVTESYVVVIGLGGVGSHAASMLLRSGVGRLLLVDFDQVSLSSLNRHAVATRDDVGTPKALCLKKHFSMIYPECQIDARVQLYDPSSEAEILSGQPDFVLDCIDNIDTKVALLAACVRRGLKVLSAMGAGARADPTRIRVADLRESSNDPLSRSVRYRLKKEHGIEGGIPVVFSLEKPKAKLLPFQASKEEETPSDYQIVPGFRVRIIPVLGTIPAIFGQVMASYVVTQLAGLDFQTEPVVNLDLDHYCILHQRLIEHEELTYGTAEQVLVDAEEIMYIVKELWRGRSARDQNQKDTGRKMWRSVNELMLVRWDKSKPAGASNLILLKFSEADAHESTTLDHIKEEEPEFYSMVTRVLKRAEVEFGL; this is translated from the exons atGGGGGAGCGGGCGAAGGAATGGCTCCTCGCCGCtggtgccggcgccgccgtcggcgcgcTGTCTGCCGCCGCGGTCATGAATCTTCTATCGAG ATCCAAGCGGAGAGAGGGCTACGTGCGGCAACTGCTGGAATCGAATGGCGTCACGGCTG GCAACGCTCGATCCAGCAGGCATCTGGGTGCCACTGGTAGCTCCGATCTTCTCTCAGATGAAGTGGTCTCTGAACAGCTTACAAG GAATACACAATTTTTTGGCATGGACTCTCAGAAGAAAGTGACTGAATCCTATGTTGTAGTCATTGGTCTTGGAGGGGTTGGCAGTCATGCAGCTTCTATGCTCCTGAGATCTGGTGTCGGCAGGTTGCTCCTTGTGGATTTTGATCAG GTCTCACTCTCGTCACTAAATCGACATGCTGTGGCAACCAGAGATGATGTTGGTACTCCAAAAGCATTATGCCTCAAGAAGCATTTTTCGATGATATACCCAGAGTGCCAAATAGATGCAAGAGTGCAACTGTATGATCCATCATCTGAGGCAGAGATTCTTTCTGGACAGCCTGACTTTGTTCTCGATTGCATAGATAACATTGATACCAAG GTGGCGCTCCTTGCAGCCTGCGTCCGCAGAGGTTTAAAGGTGCTTTCTGCAATGGGGGCTGGAGCTCGAGCTGACCCCACCAGAATTCGTGTTGCAGATTTGAGAGAATCAAGCAATGATCCCCTCTCTCGATCA GTGAGGTACCGGCTTAAGAAGGAACATGGAATTGAAGGTGGAATACCAGTGGTTTTTTCATTGGAAAAGCCAAAGGCAAAGCTACTTCCCTTTCAAGCTTCAAAAGAAGAGGAAACTCCATCAGATTACCAG ATTGTGCCAGGGTTTAGGGTTCGCATTATCCCAGTGCTGGGAACCATCCCTGCAATATTTGGTCAAGTTATGGCGTCCTATGTGGTTACTCAGCTTGCTGGATTAGATTTTCAAACTGAGCCAGTTGTTAACCTGGATTTGGATCATTACTGTATACTTCATCAGCGTCTTATTGAGCATGAGGAGCTGACATATGGGACAGCTGAGCAAGTTCTG GTAGATGCTGAAGAGATAATGTACATCGTCAAGGAATTGTGGCGTGGTCGAAGTGCTAGAGACCAAAATCAGAAGGACACTGGGCGGAAAATGTGGAGATCTGTCAATGAGCTAATGCTTGTCAG ATGGGACAAATCAAAGCCTGCTGGTGCGTCAAACTTAATACTTCTCAAGTTCAGTGAG GCTGATGCGCATGAATCCACTACACTTGATCATATAAAAGAAGAGGAACCTGAATTCTACTCTATGGTCACGCGTGTGCTGAAACGGGCTGAAGTGGAGTTTGGTTTATGA
- the LOC101768928 gene encoding tRNA threonylcarbamoyladenosine dehydratase isoform X1, translated as MGERAKEWLLAAGAGAAVGALSAAAVMNLLSRSKRREGYVRQLLESNGVTAGAGNARSSRHLGATGSSDLLSDEVVSEQLTRNTQFFGMDSQKKVTESYVVVIGLGGVGSHAASMLLRSGVGRLLLVDFDQVSLSSLNRHAVATRDDVGTPKALCLKKHFSMIYPECQIDARVQLYDPSSEAEILSGQPDFVLDCIDNIDTKVALLAACVRRGLKVLSAMGAGARADPTRIRVADLRESSNDPLSRSVRYRLKKEHGIEGGIPVVFSLEKPKAKLLPFQASKEEETPSDYQIVPGFRVRIIPVLGTIPAIFGQVMASYVVTQLAGLDFQTEPVVNLDLDHYCILHQRLIEHEELTYGTAEQVLVDAEEIMYIVKELWRGRSARDQNQKDTGRKMWRSVNELMLVRWDKSKPAGASNLILLKFSEADAHESTTLDHIKEEEPEFYSMVTRVLKRAEVEFGL; from the exons atGGGGGAGCGGGCGAAGGAATGGCTCCTCGCCGCtggtgccggcgccgccgtcggcgcgcTGTCTGCCGCCGCGGTCATGAATCTTCTATCGAG ATCCAAGCGGAGAGAGGGCTACGTGCGGCAACTGCTGGAATCGAATGGCGTCACGGCTGGTGCGG GCAACGCTCGATCCAGCAGGCATCTGGGTGCCACTGGTAGCTCCGATCTTCTCTCAGATGAAGTGGTCTCTGAACAGCTTACAAG GAATACACAATTTTTTGGCATGGACTCTCAGAAGAAAGTGACTGAATCCTATGTTGTAGTCATTGGTCTTGGAGGGGTTGGCAGTCATGCAGCTTCTATGCTCCTGAGATCTGGTGTCGGCAGGTTGCTCCTTGTGGATTTTGATCAG GTCTCACTCTCGTCACTAAATCGACATGCTGTGGCAACCAGAGATGATGTTGGTACTCCAAAAGCATTATGCCTCAAGAAGCATTTTTCGATGATATACCCAGAGTGCCAAATAGATGCAAGAGTGCAACTGTATGATCCATCATCTGAGGCAGAGATTCTTTCTGGACAGCCTGACTTTGTTCTCGATTGCATAGATAACATTGATACCAAG GTGGCGCTCCTTGCAGCCTGCGTCCGCAGAGGTTTAAAGGTGCTTTCTGCAATGGGGGCTGGAGCTCGAGCTGACCCCACCAGAATTCGTGTTGCAGATTTGAGAGAATCAAGCAATGATCCCCTCTCTCGATCA GTGAGGTACCGGCTTAAGAAGGAACATGGAATTGAAGGTGGAATACCAGTGGTTTTTTCATTGGAAAAGCCAAAGGCAAAGCTACTTCCCTTTCAAGCTTCAAAAGAAGAGGAAACTCCATCAGATTACCAG ATTGTGCCAGGGTTTAGGGTTCGCATTATCCCAGTGCTGGGAACCATCCCTGCAATATTTGGTCAAGTTATGGCGTCCTATGTGGTTACTCAGCTTGCTGGATTAGATTTTCAAACTGAGCCAGTTGTTAACCTGGATTTGGATCATTACTGTATACTTCATCAGCGTCTTATTGAGCATGAGGAGCTGACATATGGGACAGCTGAGCAAGTTCTG GTAGATGCTGAAGAGATAATGTACATCGTCAAGGAATTGTGGCGTGGTCGAAGTGCTAGAGACCAAAATCAGAAGGACACTGGGCGGAAAATGTGGAGATCTGTCAATGAGCTAATGCTTGTCAG ATGGGACAAATCAAAGCCTGCTGGTGCGTCAAACTTAATACTTCTCAAGTTCAGTGAG GCTGATGCGCATGAATCCACTACACTTGATCATATAAAAGAAGAGGAACCTGAATTCTACTCTATGGTCACGCGTGTGCTGAAACGGGCTGAAGTGGAGTTTGGTTTATGA
- the LOC101768928 gene encoding tRNA threonylcarbamoyladenosine dehydratase isoform X3 produces MASRLVRATLDPAGIWVPLVAPIFSQMKWSLNSLQVIGLGGVGSHAASMLLRSGVGRLLLVDFDQVSLSSLNRHAVATRDDVGTPKALCLKKHFSMIYPECQIDARVQLYDPSSEAEILSGQPDFVLDCIDNIDTKVALLAACVRRGLKVLSAMGAGARADPTRIRVADLRESSNDPLSRSVRYRLKKEHGIEGGIPVVFSLEKPKAKLLPFQASKEEETPSDYQIVPGFRVRIIPVLGTIPAIFGQVMASYVVTQLAGLDFQTEPVVNLDLDHYCILHQRLIEHEELTYGTAEQVLVDAEEIMYIVKELWRGRSARDQNQKDTGRKMWRSVNELMLVRWDKSKPAGASNLILLKFSEADAHESTTLDHIKEEEPEFYSMVTRVLKRAEVEFGL; encoded by the exons ATGGCGTCACGGCTGGTGCGG GCAACGCTCGATCCAGCAGGCATCTGGGTGCCACTGGTAGCTCCGATCTTCTCTCAGATGAAGTGGTCTCTGAACAGCTTACAAG TCATTGGTCTTGGAGGGGTTGGCAGTCATGCAGCTTCTATGCTCCTGAGATCTGGTGTCGGCAGGTTGCTCCTTGTGGATTTTGATCAG GTCTCACTCTCGTCACTAAATCGACATGCTGTGGCAACCAGAGATGATGTTGGTACTCCAAAAGCATTATGCCTCAAGAAGCATTTTTCGATGATATACCCAGAGTGCCAAATAGATGCAAGAGTGCAACTGTATGATCCATCATCTGAGGCAGAGATTCTTTCTGGACAGCCTGACTTTGTTCTCGATTGCATAGATAACATTGATACCAAG GTGGCGCTCCTTGCAGCCTGCGTCCGCAGAGGTTTAAAGGTGCTTTCTGCAATGGGGGCTGGAGCTCGAGCTGACCCCACCAGAATTCGTGTTGCAGATTTGAGAGAATCAAGCAATGATCCCCTCTCTCGATCA GTGAGGTACCGGCTTAAGAAGGAACATGGAATTGAAGGTGGAATACCAGTGGTTTTTTCATTGGAAAAGCCAAAGGCAAAGCTACTTCCCTTTCAAGCTTCAAAAGAAGAGGAAACTCCATCAGATTACCAG ATTGTGCCAGGGTTTAGGGTTCGCATTATCCCAGTGCTGGGAACCATCCCTGCAATATTTGGTCAAGTTATGGCGTCCTATGTGGTTACTCAGCTTGCTGGATTAGATTTTCAAACTGAGCCAGTTGTTAACCTGGATTTGGATCATTACTGTATACTTCATCAGCGTCTTATTGAGCATGAGGAGCTGACATATGGGACAGCTGAGCAAGTTCTG GTAGATGCTGAAGAGATAATGTACATCGTCAAGGAATTGTGGCGTGGTCGAAGTGCTAGAGACCAAAATCAGAAGGACACTGGGCGGAAAATGTGGAGATCTGTCAATGAGCTAATGCTTGTCAG ATGGGACAAATCAAAGCCTGCTGGTGCGTCAAACTTAATACTTCTCAAGTTCAGTGAG GCTGATGCGCATGAATCCACTACACTTGATCATATAAAAGAAGAGGAACCTGAATTCTACTCTATGGTCACGCGTGTGCTGAAACGGGCTGAAGTGGAGTTTGGTTTATGA
- the LOC101768928 gene encoding tRNA threonylcarbamoyladenosine dehydratase isoform X4 produces the protein MASRLATLDPAGIWVPLVAPIFSQMKWSLNSLQVIGLGGVGSHAASMLLRSGVGRLLLVDFDQVSLSSLNRHAVATRDDVGTPKALCLKKHFSMIYPECQIDARVQLYDPSSEAEILSGQPDFVLDCIDNIDTKVALLAACVRRGLKVLSAMGAGARADPTRIRVADLRESSNDPLSRSVRYRLKKEHGIEGGIPVVFSLEKPKAKLLPFQASKEEETPSDYQIVPGFRVRIIPVLGTIPAIFGQVMASYVVTQLAGLDFQTEPVVNLDLDHYCILHQRLIEHEELTYGTAEQVLVDAEEIMYIVKELWRGRSARDQNQKDTGRKMWRSVNELMLVRWDKSKPAGASNLILLKFSEADAHESTTLDHIKEEEPEFYSMVTRVLKRAEVEFGL, from the exons ATGGCGTCACGGCTG GCAACGCTCGATCCAGCAGGCATCTGGGTGCCACTGGTAGCTCCGATCTTCTCTCAGATGAAGTGGTCTCTGAACAGCTTACAAG TCATTGGTCTTGGAGGGGTTGGCAGTCATGCAGCTTCTATGCTCCTGAGATCTGGTGTCGGCAGGTTGCTCCTTGTGGATTTTGATCAG GTCTCACTCTCGTCACTAAATCGACATGCTGTGGCAACCAGAGATGATGTTGGTACTCCAAAAGCATTATGCCTCAAGAAGCATTTTTCGATGATATACCCAGAGTGCCAAATAGATGCAAGAGTGCAACTGTATGATCCATCATCTGAGGCAGAGATTCTTTCTGGACAGCCTGACTTTGTTCTCGATTGCATAGATAACATTGATACCAAG GTGGCGCTCCTTGCAGCCTGCGTCCGCAGAGGTTTAAAGGTGCTTTCTGCAATGGGGGCTGGAGCTCGAGCTGACCCCACCAGAATTCGTGTTGCAGATTTGAGAGAATCAAGCAATGATCCCCTCTCTCGATCA GTGAGGTACCGGCTTAAGAAGGAACATGGAATTGAAGGTGGAATACCAGTGGTTTTTTCATTGGAAAAGCCAAAGGCAAAGCTACTTCCCTTTCAAGCTTCAAAAGAAGAGGAAACTCCATCAGATTACCAG ATTGTGCCAGGGTTTAGGGTTCGCATTATCCCAGTGCTGGGAACCATCCCTGCAATATTTGGTCAAGTTATGGCGTCCTATGTGGTTACTCAGCTTGCTGGATTAGATTTTCAAACTGAGCCAGTTGTTAACCTGGATTTGGATCATTACTGTATACTTCATCAGCGTCTTATTGAGCATGAGGAGCTGACATATGGGACAGCTGAGCAAGTTCTG GTAGATGCTGAAGAGATAATGTACATCGTCAAGGAATTGTGGCGTGGTCGAAGTGCTAGAGACCAAAATCAGAAGGACACTGGGCGGAAAATGTGGAGATCTGTCAATGAGCTAATGCTTGTCAG ATGGGACAAATCAAAGCCTGCTGGTGCGTCAAACTTAATACTTCTCAAGTTCAGTGAG GCTGATGCGCATGAATCCACTACACTTGATCATATAAAAGAAGAGGAACCTGAATTCTACTCTATGGTCACGCGTGTGCTGAAACGGGCTGAAGTGGAGTTTGGTTTATGA